From Longimicrobium sp., the proteins below share one genomic window:
- the icd gene encoding NADP-dependent isocitrate dehydrogenase — MASDWKPTVPQDGERITIQDGKLQVPSTPVLPFIEGDGTGPDIWAASQPVFDAAVEKAYGGERRIVWMEVLAGEKSFNQTGDWLPAATLDAFREYLVGIKGPLTTPVGGGIRSLNVALRQELDLYACVRPVRWFEGVPSPVKAPGDVDMVIFRENTEDIYAGIEFEEGTEDAAKFRALLAENFGPRFKKVRFPDTSGFGIKPVSREGTERLVRSALDYAFANGRSSLTLVHKGNIMKFTEGAFRDWGYELARREYGAVDYEGGPWQVIRRDGRELMVKDVIADAFLQQILTRPRDYDVIATLNLNGDYVSDALAAQVGGIGIAPGANINYLTGHAIFEATHGTAPKYAGKDMVNPGSVILSGEMMLRFMGWGEAADLIIRGLEQSITQKMVTYDFERMMEGATKVSCSEFGRKIIENM, encoded by the coding sequence ATGGCGAGCGACTGGAAGCCCACCGTTCCGCAGGACGGCGAGCGCATCACCATCCAGGATGGGAAGCTGCAGGTTCCCAGCACCCCCGTCCTTCCCTTCATCGAGGGCGACGGCACCGGCCCCGACATCTGGGCCGCCTCGCAGCCGGTGTTCGACGCCGCGGTCGAAAAGGCCTACGGCGGCGAGCGCCGCATCGTGTGGATGGAGGTGCTGGCGGGTGAAAAGTCGTTCAACCAGACGGGCGACTGGCTCCCCGCGGCCACGCTGGACGCCTTCCGCGAGTACCTGGTGGGGATCAAGGGCCCGCTGACCACCCCCGTGGGCGGCGGCATCCGCTCGCTGAACGTGGCGCTGCGCCAGGAGCTGGACCTGTACGCCTGCGTGCGCCCCGTGCGCTGGTTCGAGGGCGTGCCCTCGCCGGTGAAGGCACCGGGCGACGTGGACATGGTGATCTTCCGCGAGAATACGGAGGACATCTACGCCGGCATCGAGTTCGAGGAAGGCACGGAGGACGCGGCCAAGTTCCGCGCGCTGCTGGCCGAGAACTTCGGCCCGCGCTTCAAGAAGGTGCGCTTTCCCGACACGTCGGGGTTCGGCATCAAGCCCGTCTCGCGCGAGGGGACGGAGCGCCTGGTCCGCTCGGCGCTGGACTACGCGTTCGCCAACGGCCGCTCGTCGCTGACGCTGGTGCACAAGGGCAACATCATGAAGTTCACCGAGGGCGCCTTCCGCGACTGGGGCTACGAGCTCGCCAGGCGCGAGTACGGCGCCGTGGACTACGAGGGCGGGCCCTGGCAGGTGATCCGCCGCGACGGCCGCGAGCTGATGGTGAAGGACGTGATCGCCGACGCCTTCCTCCAGCAGATCCTCACCCGGCCGCGCGACTACGACGTGATCGCCACGCTCAACCTGAACGGCGACTACGTGTCGGACGCGCTGGCGGCGCAGGTGGGCGGCATCGGCATCGCGCCGGGCGCCAACATCAACTACCTGACAGGCCACGCCATCTTCGAGGCCACGCACGGCACGGCGCCCAAGTACGCGGGCAAGGACATGGTGAACCCGGGCTCCGTCATCCTCTCCGGCGAGATGATGCTCCGCTTCATGGGCTGGGGCGAGGCGGCGGACCTGATCATCAGGGGGCTGGAGCAGTCCATCACCCAGAAGATGGTGACGTACGACTTCGAGCGGATGATGGAGGGCGCGACCAAGGTTTCCTGCTCCGAGTTCGGCCGGAAGATCATCGAGAACATGTAA